A genomic segment from Gammaproteobacteria bacterium encodes:
- a CDS encoding threonine aldolase family protein gives MKAVRINLFSDTQSQPTPAMREAMASAEVGDEQHRLDPSVNKLCREVTELLGKEDALFLPSGTMCNQISLAVHCGAGDEIIADRSAHIINYEAGGPAVLSRSLVRTLDGDSGVFNAEDVQKAIRNGSYHEPRSRLVVVEQTSNRGGGAIWPLATLQEVAAVAREQGLNLHMDGARLMNAVVASGVPAADFAATVDSLWLDLSKGLGCPVGAVLAGTHEFIDEAWRWKHRVGGAMRQAGIIAAAGSWALANHVERLAEDHDNARQFAQRISAIPGVQLVNEDVQTNLVFFDVSGSRLSAQDISVRLREQGVWIGAIDSKRMRGVTHLDVNRDDVDEAADRLAEVING, from the coding sequence ATGAAAGCCGTCAGAATTAACCTTTTTAGCGATACACAGTCCCAACCCACCCCGGCGATGCGCGAGGCCATGGCATCAGCAGAGGTCGGTGATGAGCAGCACCGACTGGATCCGAGTGTCAACAAGCTTTGCCGGGAAGTCACAGAACTTCTGGGCAAGGAAGATGCCCTGTTCCTGCCATCCGGCACGATGTGTAACCAGATTTCATTGGCGGTTCACTGTGGGGCGGGGGATGAAATCATTGCAGATCGGTCTGCACACATCATCAATTATGAAGCCGGTGGTCCGGCTGTACTTTCACGGTCCCTCGTTCGTACGCTCGATGGTGATAGCGGTGTCTTTAATGCGGAAGACGTTCAGAAAGCGATTCGTAACGGTTCCTATCATGAGCCCAGGTCCCGTCTGGTCGTTGTGGAACAGACATCGAACCGAGGTGGCGGCGCCATCTGGCCATTGGCGACGCTTCAGGAGGTTGCGGCTGTCGCGCGCGAACAAGGTCTGAACCTGCACATGGACGGTGCGCGGCTGATGAATGCTGTCGTCGCCTCCGGCGTCCCGGCAGCGGATTTTGCAGCCACTGTTGATTCGCTGTGGCTCGATCTGAGTAAAGGTCTCGGCTGCCCGGTCGGGGCGGTGTTGGCGGGTACTCATGAATTTATCGATGAGGCATGGCGCTGGAAACATCGCGTGGGTGGCGCGATGCGGCAGGCCGGGATTATCGCGGCTGCCGGCAGCTGGGCACTGGCAAATCATGTTGAACGCCTGGCCGAAGATCATGACAATGCCCGGCAATTTGCCCAGCGCATATCAGCTATTCCCGGTGTTCAGCTGGTCAACGAGGACGTGCAGACCAATCTCGTCTTCTTCGATGTTTCAGGGTCACGGTTGTCTGCCCAGGACATCTCTGTCCGCTTGCGCGAACAGGGGGTATGGATCGGTGCAATCGACAGCAAAAGAATGAGGGGAGTCACGCACCTCGATGTCAACCGGGATGATGTGGATGAGGCTGCTGACAGACTGGCCGAGGTGATCAACGGATAG
- a CDS encoding NUDIX domain-containing protein, which produces MSEEDRKRPPLGIRVQDHSTVYSGYLKVDRYKLSHEHYQGGWSKVLDREVMHRKEISAVLPYDPNRQEIVLVEQFRVGAWAGSWPHPWLLECVAGVMETGETAGDVAIREAQEEAGCVITELELIGRFFSTPGGSSELINLFCGRTDASTVGGYHGLAEEGENIKAECWPLADALALLEDGSICNAKTLVALQWLALNHERLRENWSS; this is translated from the coding sequence ATGTCTGAAGAAGATCGGAAAAGGCCGCCGCTGGGGATTCGAGTGCAGGACCATAGCACGGTCTACAGTGGTTACCTCAAGGTGGACCGCTACAAACTCTCACACGAACACTACCAGGGTGGCTGGAGTAAAGTGCTGGATCGTGAAGTCATGCACCGGAAAGAAATTTCTGCTGTGCTGCCATATGACCCGAATCGCCAAGAAATCGTCCTGGTCGAACAGTTTCGAGTCGGCGCCTGGGCTGGATCATGGCCTCACCCCTGGCTGCTCGAATGCGTTGCCGGTGTCATGGAGACCGGTGAGACAGCCGGTGACGTGGCCATCCGTGAGGCCCAGGAGGAGGCAGGATGCGTTATCACAGAACTGGAGTTGATCGGGCGTTTCTTCAGTACACCCGGCGGCAGTTCAGAATTGATCAACCTGTTCTGTGGGCGTACTGACGCGTCCACAGTCGGCGGCTATCACGGCCTTGCTGAAGAAGGTGAAAACATCAAAGCCGAGTGTTGGCCTTTGGCAGACGCGCTTGCCCTGCTGGAAGACGGCAGCATCTGTAACGCCAAGACCCTGGTCGCACTGCAGTGGCTGGCCCTGAACCACGAAAGACTGCGCGAAAACTGGAGCAGCTAA